A single window of Nasonia vitripennis strain AsymCx chromosome 4, Nvit_psr_1.1, whole genome shotgun sequence DNA harbors:
- the LOC100680499 gene encoding uncharacterized protein LOC100680499, which yields MQSSPSVVISRRVKMYFKKLSIPSPIVFGLLVLFSADQASARRCYACESTSTESCWVEGTSAPIETCVLPGRSLALNSATSSTNTTILEAMALLGHENSTSVGPKYYPTFDCGKLVGNFRGYNYVLRICTVEQIPCASYVGASEKLGFYVTGCHRCSGDLCNSSTSINAGITSLVVFATLFFFQK from the exons ATGCAATCGTCGCCatcagttgtcatttctcgcAGAGTCAAGATGTATTTCAAAAAACTGTCCATTCCGAGTCCAATTGTTTTCGGGCTTCTGGTACTCTTTTCCGCCGATCAGG CTTCGGCACGAAGATGCTACGCCTGCGAGTCAACGAGTACTGAGTCATGCTGGGTAGAGGGTACATCAGCACCTATTGAAACTTGCGTATTGCCAGGCCGATCGCTAGCATTGAACTCAGCCACGAGCTCAACCAATACAACTATTCTAGAGGCGATGGCATTGCTAGGCCACGAAAACAGcacaa GTGTCGGTCCCAAGTATTATCCCACTTTCGACTGTGGGAAATTGGTTGGAA ATTTTCGAGGCTACAATTACGTTCTAAGAATATGTACTGTGGAGCAAATCCCTTGTGCCAGCTACGTGGGTGCATCTGAAAAACTCGGCTTTTACGTGACAGGCTGTCATCGTTGCAGCGGCGATTTGTGTAATTCTTCGACCAGTATCAACGCTGGGATCACGAGCCTCGTTGTATTCGCCACGCTGTTTTTCTTCCAGAAGTAA
- the LOC107982171 gene encoding uncharacterized protein LOC107982171, producing the protein MYLKKLSIPSPIVFGLLVLFSADQASARRCYACESTSGGMCWIEGNSAPIETSRLYGRSLALDSATSSANTTILEAMASLGHENSTSLNAICVSGVGPKYDMCDCSKFVGTVQGHSYVERSCTKRYIFCADYVRAAAKLGFNVTGCHRCKSDLCNSSTSINTGITSLVVFATLFFFQK; encoded by the exons atgtatttaaaaaaactgtCCATTCCGAGTCCAATTGTTTTCGGGCTTCTGGTACTCTTTTCCGCCGATCAGG CTTCGGCACGAAGATGCTACGCTTGCGAGTCAACTAGTGGTGGGATGTGCTGGATAGAGGGTAACTCAGCTCCTATTGAAACTAGCCGACTGTATGGCCGATCTCTAGCATTAGACTCAGCCACGAGCTCAGCCAATACAACTATTCTAGAGGCAATGGCATCACTAGGCCACGAAAACAGTACAAGTCTCAATGCAATATGCGTTTCAGGTGTCGGTCCCAAGTATGATATGTGCGACTGTTCGAAATTCGTTGGAA CTGTTCAAGGCCACAGTTATGTTGAAAGATCGTGTACCAAGAGGTATATCTTTTGTGCTGACTACGTGCGTGCAGCTGCAAAACTCGGCTTTAACGTGACAGGTTGTCATCGTTGCAAAAGCGATTTGTGTAATTCTTCGACCAGTATCAACACTGGGATCACGAGCCTCGTTGTATTCGCCACGCTGTTTTTCTTCCAGAAGTAA
- the LOC100680479 gene encoding uncharacterized protein LOC100680479: MKVITIVAILGLVKSGSAYYEPKCPGNNSGKTILLPNFEDCTSYFTCRNGYPIINPCPNGQHFNPRKLKCTDPEEAKCMVTTTTQKPTTTTSATTPTPTPTTTTTTTTTITPKPTPSDPVKCPAPNGSGDIVLLPNPKNCTTYFRCREGLPITTLCPEGMHFDPRNLICAYPDEAGCEVTTTTAKPVTCPPDNKPIKLPNPYDCSTYYSCIKGVPNLTSCPNGLHFNPVELECDFPEDAGCEVFPTTTPEPTTTTPKPTTTTPEPTTTTPVPTTTTAKATTTTPEPTTTTPEPTTTTPKPTTTTREPTTTTPKPTTTTPEPTTTTPVPTTTTQKPTTTTPEPTTTTPEPTTTTPKSTEIPVTCSVQGELIPNPKDCGSYYQCSNGRPWLMLCPLGLHFWPEKERCDYPHNAKYCMSRKLITIRFVYKSACDGPLTYQSSFGKNVDCIAANFNMKAILFVALFGVIASAYAAPKVPVPVTFDVTSEEPIPSSVKCPLRPSVGKEDLLPHPDRPDRCGDYYHCVSGTPKLMHCPDGLHFNPKKNWCDWPWEAECDPAYVTVPPLHFIGIPVWQKVFYRIPAFFVVALFGIIAVAYAGPLTFEATTTEAPVPPSVKCPIPSVGRDDLLPNPNDCGSYYHCVNGVPKLKKCPAATVVLVLIMVAAFAASAPNQPKKRSSAQKSGVKCPTPSSLGKDELLPNPHDCATYYQCAHGTPTLMPCPAGLHFNPREQYCDWPWEAGCDPYFDPKPSSTPKTRTCKAISL; this comes from the exons ATGAAAG TGATAACCATCGTGGCCATTCTTGGCCTTGTGAAATCCGGATCAGCATATTACGAGCCTAAATGTCCGGGAAATAACAGTGGGAAAACGATCTTGCTACCCAATTTTGAAGATTGCACTTCTTACTTTACGTGTCGAAATGGTTATCCAATAATAAACCCGTGTCCCAACGGTCAACACTTTAATCCCAGAAAGTTAAAATGTACTGATCCAGAAGAAGCGAAATGCATGGTGACTACAACCACTCAGAAACCAACCACGACGACATCTGCAACTACACCGACACCAACTCCGACAACCACAACTACAACCACGACAACTATTACTCCAAAACCAACACCGAGTGATCCAGTGAAGTGTCCAGCACCAAACGGTAGTGGTGACATAGTCCTTTTGCCCAATCCCAAGAACTGCACAACTTATTTCAGATGCCGCGAAGGTTTACCGATAACTACTTTGTGCCCCGAAGGCATGCACTTTGATCCTCGCAATTTAATTTGTGCCTATCCAGATGAAGCTGGCTGTGAAGTTACTACAACAACCGCCAAACCCGTTACATGTCCTCCAGATAATAAACCCATAAAGCTACCCAATCCTTATGATTGCTCAACTTATTACTCCTGCATTAAAGGTGTTCCAAATCTTACGTCATGTCCTAACGGACTGCACTTCAATCCAGTAGAACTAGAGTGTGACTTCCCAGAAGATGCTGGATGTGAAGTATTTCCAACAACTACCCCCGAACCAACCACAACTACCCCAAAACCTACTACGACTACTCCTGAACCAACTACAACTACCCCCGTACCAACCACAACTACTGCAAAAGCAACTACGACTACACCTGAACCAACCACAACTACCCCTGAACCAACCACAACTACTCCAAAACCAACTACGACTACACGCGAACCAACCACAACTACTCCAAAACCAACTACGACTACACCTGAACCAACCACAACTACCCCCGTACCAACCACAACTACTCAAAAACCAACTACGACTACACCTGAACCAACCACAACTACCCCTGAACCAACCACAACTACTCCAAAATCTACTGAAATTCCAGTTACATGCTCTGTCCAAGGCGAACTTATCCCTAACCCGAAAGACTGTGGGAGCTACTACCAGTGTAGTAATGGTCGCCCATGGCTTATGCTGTGCCCACTAGGTCTGCATTTTTGGCCTGAAAAAGAAAGATGCGATTATCCACACAACGCTAAGT ATTGTATGAGTAGAAAATTGATTACCATCCGATTCGTATATAAAAGCGCGTGCGATGGCCCGCTCACGTATCAGTCAAGTTTTGGTAAAAACGTCGATTGCATAGCTGCTAACTTCAACATGAAAG ctaTCCTATTCGTAGCCCTTTTCGGCGTCATCGCCTCCGCCTACGCGGCTCCAAAGGTACCCGTTCCGGTTACGTTCGACGTCACCTCAGAAGAGCCTATCCCATCTTCGGTTAAATGTCCACTTCGGCCAAGCGTAGGAAAGGAGGACCTTCTGCCTCATCCCGACCGTCCCGACCGCTGCGGAGACTACTACCACTGTGTGTCAGGCACGCCCAAACTCATGCATTGTCCAGACGGTCTGCACTTCAACCCCAAGAAAAATTGGTGCGACTGGCCTTGGGAAGCTGAGTGCGACCCTGCTTACGTCACCGTTCCACCTCTTCATT TTATTGGAATACCCGTTTGGCAAAAAGTTTTCTATCGTATTCCAGCCTTCTTCGTGGTAGCTCTATTCGGCATCATCGCCGTCGCCTATGCAGGTCCACTTACCTTCGAGGCGACCACCACGGAAGCACCAGTCCCACCTTCGGTCAAATGCCCGATTCCGAGCGTAGGAAGGGACGACCTGCTGCCGAATCCCAACGACTGTGGAAGCTACTACCACTGCGTCAACGGTGTGCccaaattgaagaaatgccCGGCAG CAACCGTCGTTCTAGTCCTGATAATGGTCGCAGCATTCGCAGCATCCGCGCCTAATCAGCCCAAAAAGCGCTCGAGCGCACAGAAGTCCGGAGTGAAATGCCCGACTCCGTCGAGCCTCGGCAAGGACGAGCTGCTTCCGAATCCCCACGACTGCGCGACGTATTATCAGTGCGCCCACGGTACGCCCACGCTCATGCCCTGCCCCGCGGGTCTGCACTTCAATCCTCGGGAGCAGTACTGCGACTGGCCTTGGGAAGCCGGCTGCGATCCCTACTTCGATCCGAAACCTTCGTCGACGCCGAAGACCAGGACCTGCAAGGCTATAAGCCTCTGA